The following proteins are encoded in a genomic region of Pseudoxanthomonas suwonensis 11-1:
- a CDS encoding alpha/beta fold hydrolase, with product MSLAKPVRRLYALIASLALFAGLAAPVAAAGKETFVVVHGATAGAWEWKRTGKFLTDEGHTVYRVTLTGLGEREHLNSTEVDLETHINDVVNTILFEDLHDVVLTGHSYGGMVVTGVMDRIPERLKHVVFLDAAVPEDGQSLWDIFGANQPLPPDRFKDGFMQVPWVKEGDKPPYSVKHSIKCFSQPVSYKNPAAKALPVTYVAFVPKEQSIEERAKTDRGWRTAESRGWTVRTFPGGHVAQQEDPEGVARLIIDSVSDRNKAPKK from the coding sequence ATGTCCCTGGCCAAGCCCGTCCGCCGCCTGTACGCCCTTATCGCAAGCCTTGCCCTGTTCGCGGGCCTCGCCGCACCCGTCGCCGCCGCCGGCAAGGAGACCTTCGTGGTCGTGCACGGCGCCACCGCCGGCGCATGGGAATGGAAGCGCACCGGCAAGTTCCTCACCGACGAGGGCCACACGGTCTACCGCGTCACCCTCACCGGCCTGGGCGAGCGCGAGCACCTCAACAGCACCGAGGTGGACCTGGAGACCCATATCAACGACGTGGTCAACACCATCCTGTTCGAGGACCTGCACGACGTGGTGCTGACCGGCCACAGCTACGGCGGCATGGTCGTCACCGGCGTCATGGACCGCATCCCCGAGCGCCTGAAGCACGTGGTCTTCCTCGACGCGGCGGTGCCGGAGGACGGCCAGTCGCTGTGGGACATCTTCGGCGCCAACCAGCCGCTGCCGCCGGACCGCTTCAAGGACGGCTTCATGCAGGTGCCGTGGGTCAAGGAAGGCGACAAGCCGCCCTACAGCGTCAAGCACTCGATCAAGTGCTTCAGCCAGCCGGTGTCCTACAAGAACCCGGCCGCCAAGGCCCTGCCGGTGACCTACGTCGCCTTCGTGCCGAAGGAGCAGTCGATCGAAGAGCGCGCCAAGACCGACCGCGGCTGGCGCACCGCCGAATCCCGCGGCTGGACCGTCCGCACCTTCCCCGGCGGCCATGTCGCCCAGCAGGAAGACCCGGAAGGCGTGGCCAGGCTGATCATCGATTCCGTCAGTGACCGCAACAAGGCGCCGAAGAAGTAA
- the gntA gene encoding guanitoxin biosynthesis heme-dependent pre-guanitoxin N-hydroxylase GntA, whose protein sequence is MSTPASTPATRPTQQSLSERFLSFIDDPSFPCVGSKAALARNAIQPHEFGRLGDRRNDARLLDSLTRFARFIEGQPKEDTTVHSFVALFDGPSDTDEQRFEAMLWSQLQHLHDLDARRGTPWAEDVSRDPNDPRFSLSLGGHPFFVIGLHPGASRIARRFEVPVMVFNSHRQFDRLREDGRYAKMQAATRKRDTALQGSINPNLADFGTAAETRQYSGRKVEAGWTCPFHVRRPR, encoded by the coding sequence ATGAGCACCCCAGCCAGCACGCCTGCAACCAGGCCGACCCAGCAAAGCCTCTCCGAGCGCTTCCTCTCCTTCATCGACGATCCGTCCTTTCCCTGCGTCGGCTCCAAGGCCGCGCTGGCGAGGAATGCGATCCAGCCGCACGAGTTCGGCCGTCTTGGCGACCGCCGCAACGATGCCCGGCTGCTGGACTCGCTGACCCGGTTCGCCCGCTTCATCGAGGGCCAGCCGAAGGAGGACACCACGGTGCATTCCTTCGTGGCCCTGTTCGATGGCCCGTCGGATACGGACGAGCAGCGCTTCGAGGCCATGCTGTGGTCGCAGCTGCAGCACCTGCATGACCTGGATGCGCGACGCGGCACGCCTTGGGCCGAGGACGTGAGCCGCGATCCCAACGATCCGCGCTTCAGCCTCAGCCTGGGCGGCCACCCGTTCTTCGTGATCGGCCTGCATCCGGGTGCCTCGCGCATTGCCCGCCGGTTCGAGGTGCCGGTGATGGTGTTCAACTCGCACCGCCAGTTCGACCGCCTGCGCGAGGATGGCCGCTACGCCAAGATGCAGGCGGCCACGCGCAAGCGCGACACCGCGCTGCAGGGCAGCATCAATCCCAACCTGGCCGACTTCGGCACCGCCGCCGAGACCCGCCAGTACAGCGGCCGCAAGGTCGAGGCAGGATGGACCTGCCCGTTCCATGTGCGGAGGCCGCGTTGA